One part of the Lotus japonicus ecotype B-129 chromosome 2, LjGifu_v1.2 genome encodes these proteins:
- the LOC130736199 gene encoding inactive poly [ADP-ribose] polymerase RCD1-like yields the protein MEARTTLKKSPATQCVAHLKGALRPTICQQPHFAISRSSDVKNLIRQSYLRYYLNYKKSGRLESLMCYNNGEWLEYPKDVVDLANKDFEMKKAVVEIRLNDHDLMLDFLHMCQVDLRTSLQQPIAWIDEEGKCFFPEVYATSDEESYNLCKHEGMKSHIQIKVKGVTKSNLSEFREPNALVKYTQVKVGKRKNKMDCEYAGEAFEKNQELLFASYAECVHGKLDLHYVQELFRNGMSSFGSTDFEIVETYRCSGSSM from the coding sequence ATGGAAGCTAGAACTACACTGAAGAAAAGTCCAGCCACCCAATGTGTTGCACATCTTAAGGGAGCTTTGCGACCAACGATATGTCAACAACCACATTTTGCAATATCAAGAAGTAGCGATGTCAAAAACTTGATTCGACAATCCTATCTTAGGTATTATTTAAACTATAAGAAAAGTGGAAGACTTGAAAGCTTGATGTGCTACAATAATGGTGAATGGTTGGAATATCCTaaagatgttgttgacttgGCTAACAAAgattttgaaatgaaaaaggCAGTTGTAGAAATAAGGTTAAATGACCATGATCTTATGCTAGATTTCTTACACATGTGTCAGGTGGACTTGAGAACTAGTCTCCAACAACCCATTGCttggattgatgaggaaggCAAATGCTTTTTCCCTgaagtatatgctacttcggaTGAAGAATCCTATAATTTATGCAAACATGAGGGTATGAAATCACACATTCAAATCAAAGTGAAGGGGGTTACTAAATCAAACTTGAGTGAGTTTCGGGAGCCCAATGCTTTAGTTAAGTATACTCAAGTGAAAGTTGGAAAGAGGAAAAACAAAATGGATTGTGAATATGCTGGTGAAGCTTTTGAGAAAAATCAAGAGTTGCTTTTTGCTTCTTATGCTGAATGTGTACATGGAAAATTAGATCTACATTATGTACAAGAGTTATTTCGTAATGGAATGAGTAGTTTTGGCAGTACTGATTTTGAGATAGTTGAGACATACCGTTGCTCAGGTTCatcaatgtaa
- the LOC130736198 gene encoding inactive poly [ADP-ribose] polymerase RCD1-like yields MHARFELFWMQAKIIKEFHGDANVRYAWLPLNKRELSTMMEYGLGRCPLRATKCTYGIGVHLAAMTCPYASARYCDTDENGVRHLVLCRLIMGKMEPLRPCTSTGTYNGQFQPNSFKYDNGVDDIQCPRTYTVWNVHINTHIYPEFVVSFKVFGHLEGHFCGNVGENNLSRANSFGVNSYSHGFGDLLQSASIVDNGIISNGIVNTQKIPKSPWLPFPMLITAITDKVSPSDISLINAHYEFYKAQQISRGDFVKGLRLIVGDTLLRATIESFQFRIPSNGDLEGSD; encoded by the exons aTGCATGCACGATTTGAGCTATTCTGGATGCAAGCTAAGATTATAAAAGAATTCCATGGGGATGCTAATGTTCGATATGCTTGGCTTCCTTTAAATAAAAGAGAATTATCTACAATGATGGAGTATGGGCTTGGGCGTTGTCCACTACGTGCAACCAAATGCACATACGGAATTGGTGTTCATCTTGCAGCTATGACTTGCCCTTATGCCAG TGCTCGTTATTGTGATACTGATGAAAATGGTGTTCGACACTTGGTCCTTTGTCGTTTAATAATGGGGAAGATGGAGCCTCTTCGTCCTTGCACTAGCACTGGCACTTACAATGGTCAGTTTCAACCCAACAGCTTCAAATATGATAATGGGGTGGATGACATTCAATGTCCAAGAACCTACACAGTATGGAATGTGCATATAAACACCCACATCTACCCTGAATTTGTTGTTAGTTTCAAGGTCTTCGGTCATCTTGAAG GTCATTTTTGTGGAAATGTGGGAGAGAATAATCTTTCTAGGGCCAATTCTTTTGGGGTCAATTCATATAGTCATGGTTTTGGTGACTTGTTACAATCAGCCTCTATAGTGGACAAT GGAATAATTTCGAATGGGATTGTCAACACTCAAAAAATTCCAAAATCTCCTTGGTTGCCTTTTCCAATGCTTATAACGGCTATCACTGACAAGGTTTCTCCTAGTGACATAAGTCTTATAAATGCACATTATGAATTCTACAAG GCACAACAGATTTCTCGTGGTGATTTTGTAAAGGGGTTAAGGTTAATAGTTGGAGATACTCTATTAAGAGCTACAATAGAAAGTTTTCAATTCCGG ATACCATCAAATGGTGATTTGGAAGGCTCAGACTAG